A DNA window from Bradyrhizobium barranii subsp. barranii contains the following coding sequences:
- a CDS encoding b(o/a)3-type cytochrome-c oxidase subunit 1, with protein sequence MLVNRKLILAHFWLAFAVFGFALTLGAWQMFIRSPIGTWLSNPELYYRSLTAHGTVMGYVFPTLVAMGFGYAISESALEQRLVGVRWAWTGFWLIVAGAIMAVVPVALGRASVLYTFYPPLIGNVFYYLGVVLVVVGSWIWVALMAINLRVWRKAHPGAPVPLAMFANVAGSYLWAWTAVGAALELLLQIIPVAAGLKATIDAGLARVFFSWTLHAIVYFWLMPTYIAYYTIVPRAIGGRVYSDSMARISFILFLVVAMPIGMHHTFADPQVGAGFKFIHSAFTALVALPTLLTVFTICASVEIAARLRGGRGMFGWIRALPWDNPMMLALAFSFVMLGFGGAGGLINMSYQLDASIHNTQWITGHFHLIFGGAIVIMYFAIAYDLWPHLTGRELIDIRLIRTQLWLWFIGMIITTFPWHWVGILGMPRRMAYFDFGDPAIAPQALSVTFSAIGGFILLASGIMFIVILARGMRAPRVAAGPYRFALAVHQPATVPVALNTHALWVALMIVLTLTNYGYPIVTLALTEGTSVPAVYVGAQ encoded by the coding sequence GTGTTGGTCAATAGGAAGCTCATCCTCGCCCATTTCTGGCTGGCCTTTGCGGTGTTCGGCTTTGCGCTGACGCTCGGCGCCTGGCAGATGTTCATCCGCAGCCCGATCGGCACCTGGTTGTCCAATCCCGAGCTCTATTACCGCTCGCTGACCGCGCACGGCACGGTGATGGGCTACGTCTTTCCCACGCTCGTCGCGATGGGCTTTGGCTATGCGATCAGCGAGTCGGCGCTGGAGCAGCGCCTCGTCGGCGTGCGTTGGGCCTGGACCGGCTTCTGGCTGATCGTGGCGGGCGCGATCATGGCAGTGGTCCCGGTCGCGCTCGGCCGCGCTTCGGTGCTCTACACCTTCTATCCGCCGCTGATCGGCAACGTTTTCTACTACCTCGGCGTCGTGCTGGTCGTGGTCGGCTCCTGGATCTGGGTCGCGCTGATGGCGATCAATCTGCGCGTCTGGCGCAAGGCCCATCCCGGCGCACCGGTGCCGCTGGCGATGTTCGCCAATGTCGCGGGCTCCTATCTGTGGGCCTGGACCGCGGTTGGCGCCGCGCTCGAACTGCTGCTCCAGATCATTCCCGTCGCGGCCGGCCTGAAGGCCACCATCGACGCGGGTCTTGCCCGCGTGTTCTTCTCCTGGACGCTGCACGCCATCGTCTATTTCTGGCTGATGCCGACGTACATCGCCTATTACACCATCGTGCCGCGCGCGATCGGTGGCCGGGTCTATTCCGACAGCATGGCGCGGATCTCCTTCATTCTGTTCCTGGTGGTGGCGATGCCGATCGGCATGCACCACACCTTCGCCGATCCGCAAGTCGGCGCCGGCTTCAAGTTCATCCATTCGGCCTTCACGGCACTGGTCGCGTTGCCGACGCTGCTGACCGTGTTCACGATCTGCGCGTCCGTCGAGATCGCCGCCCGCCTGCGCGGCGGCCGCGGTATGTTCGGCTGGATCAGGGCGCTGCCCTGGGACAATCCGATGATGCTGGCGCTGGCGTTCTCGTTCGTCATGCTCGGTTTCGGCGGCGCCGGCGGCCTCATCAACATGAGCTACCAGCTCGACGCGTCGATCCATAACACGCAGTGGATCACCGGCCATTTCCACCTGATCTTCGGCGGCGCCATCGTGATCATGTACTTTGCGATCGCCTATGATCTGTGGCCGCATCTGACCGGGCGCGAGCTCATCGATATCCGCCTGATCCGCACCCAGCTCTGGTTGTGGTTCATCGGCATGATCATCACGACCTTCCCGTGGCACTGGGTCGGCATCCTGGGCATGCCGCGCCGCATGGCCTATTTCGACTTCGGCGATCCCGCGATCGCGCCTCAGGCGCTCTCCGTTACCTTCTCGGCGATCGGCGGCTTCATCCTGCTGGCGTCTGGCATCATGTTCATCGTCATCCTGGCACGTGGCATGCGTGCGCCCCGGGTTGCCGCCGGCCCCTACCGCTTTGCGCTGGCCGTGCATCAGCCCGCGACCGTGCCGGTCGCGCTCAACACGCACGCGCTGTGGGTGGCGCTGATGATCGTCCTCACCCTCACCAATTACG
- a CDS encoding cupredoxin domain-containing protein, translating to MSAGDTHTHGSAEVAARVERRWATIAVIIVVGMALLAAFAGIHRATMPQPRVETTDPSRIHLSGEFVESNLGSVLEANGNVTVRAIGQQYSFTPACIVVPVDTPITMRATSADVVHGILIQGTNINTMLVPGYISEQLMRFTKTGDYLMPCQEFCSFGHEGMWGKVKVIDKADFANRAKGGGRLSCVGQ from the coding sequence ATGAGCGCAGGGGACACCCACACCCATGGCAGCGCCGAGGTCGCGGCCCGCGTCGAGCGGCGCTGGGCGACCATTGCCGTGATAATCGTCGTCGGCATGGCGCTTCTGGCAGCCTTCGCCGGCATCCATCGCGCCACCATGCCGCAGCCGCGCGTCGAGACCACCGATCCCTCGCGCATTCATCTGTCCGGCGAATTCGTCGAGAGCAATCTCGGCAGCGTGCTGGAGGCCAATGGCAATGTGACCGTGCGCGCGATCGGCCAGCAATATTCCTTCACGCCGGCCTGCATCGTGGTGCCCGTGGATACGCCGATCACGATGCGCGCCACCAGCGCCGACGTCGTCCACGGCATCCTGATCCAGGGCACCAACATCAATACCATGCTGGTGCCGGGCTACATCTCCGAGCAATTGATGCGCTTTACGAAGACCGGCGACTATCTGATGCCCTGCCAGGAGTTCTGCTCCTTCGGCCATGAGGGCATGTGGGGCAAGGTCAAGGTGATCGACAAGGCCGACTTCGCCAATCGTGCGAAGGGTGGCGGGAGGCTGAGCTGTGTTGGTCAATAG
- a CDS encoding cytochrome c, translating into MMGSRLSITQLSIKLLALAALITAAQAQDKAGDVIARGEYLARAGDCTACHTAAEGRLFAGGRPMPTPFGTIYTSNITPDPETGIGKWSADDFYRTMHNGRFPDGGLIYPAMPFASYTKVTRADSDAIFAYLRSIQPVNQKNKPHELRFPYDNRQLILGWRTLFFREGEFKPDPTKSAEWNRGAYLVEGLGHCGMCHSPINALGGTSQSDAFKGGLIPMQNWYAPSLTSNREAGLGDWSIKDITDLLQTGVSMRGVVYGPMAEVVHNSLQYLNDEDTRAMAVYLKGIAEPSPPPAPSSALPTTESSLLISLGKTVYDKNCASCHGAQGEGKPPHWPPLANNQSIEMQSAVNPIRMVLNGGYPPGTKGNPMPYGMPPFAGLLSDNEVAAVVSYIRTAWGNRGTPVSAREANDLRSAPLN; encoded by the coding sequence ATGATGGGCTCAAGACTGTCGATCACGCAGCTATCGATCAAGCTCCTGGCCCTTGCCGCGCTCATCACGGCCGCGCAAGCGCAGGACAAGGCCGGCGACGTCATTGCGCGGGGTGAATATCTCGCCCGCGCCGGCGATTGCACGGCCTGCCATACTGCGGCTGAGGGCCGGCTGTTTGCCGGCGGGCGCCCGATGCCGACCCCGTTCGGAACGATCTACACCTCCAACATCACGCCCGATCCGGAGACCGGCATCGGCAAGTGGAGCGCGGACGATTTCTACAGAACCATGCACAACGGCCGTTTCCCGGATGGCGGGCTGATCTATCCGGCGATGCCGTTCGCGTCCTACACCAAGGTCACGCGCGCCGACAGCGACGCGATCTTCGCCTATCTGCGCTCGATTCAGCCGGTGAACCAGAAGAACAAGCCGCACGAGCTGCGGTTTCCCTATGACAACCGCCAGCTCATCCTCGGCTGGCGTACGCTGTTCTTCCGCGAGGGTGAGTTCAAGCCCGACCCCACCAAGTCGGCGGAATGGAATCGCGGCGCCTATCTGGTCGAGGGGCTCGGTCATTGCGGCATGTGCCATTCGCCGATCAACGCGCTCGGCGGCACCTCGCAATCGGACGCCTTCAAGGGCGGCCTGATCCCGATGCAGAACTGGTACGCGCCGTCCCTCACCTCCAACCGCGAGGCGGGTCTCGGCGACTGGAGCATCAAGGACATCACCGACCTGCTCCAGACCGGCGTCTCCATGCGCGGCGTGGTCTACGGCCCGATGGCCGAGGTCGTGCACAACAGCCTGCAATACCTCAACGACGAGGACACGCGCGCCATGGCGGTGTACCTCAAGGGCATCGCGGAGCCCTCGCCTCCGCCGGCGCCGAGCTCGGCGCTGCCGACCACCGAGAGCAGCCTGCTGATCAGCCTCGGCAAGACCGTCTACGACAAGAATTGCGCGAGCTGTCATGGGGCGCAGGGCGAAGGCAAGCCGCCGCACTGGCCGCCGCTCGCCAACAACCAGTCGATCGAGATGCAGTCGGCGGTCAATCCGATCCGCATGGTGCTCAATGGCGGCTATCCGCCGGGCACCAAGGGCAATCCGATGCCGTACGGCATGCCGCCTTTCGCAGGCCTCCTCTCCGACAACGAGGTCGCCGCCGTCGTCTCCTACATCCGCACCGCCTGGGGCAATCGCGGCACGCCGGTGTCGGCGCGCGAGGCCAACGACCTGCGCTCCGCACCGCTGAACTGA